From the genome of Hymenobacter sp. PAMC 26628, one region includes:
- a CDS encoding UDP-N-acetylmuramoyl-L-alanyl-D-glutamate--2,6-diaminopimelate ligase, with product MSLPLFSLLADVAVLQQQGPPDGAITGLTLDSREAGPGVAFCALRGTATDGHKFIETAVAQGAAAVICEELPAVLRPGTTYVQVADSAGALGLVAAAFHGHPSRRLKLIGVTGTNGKTTCATLLHKLLRELGYHAGLLSTVQNQIDETVIPATHTTPDAIRLNALLARMVAAGCTHACMEVSSHAVVQHRVTGLRFAGGIFTNLTHDHLDYHGTFDNYLKAKKGFFDALPKTAFALTNADDKRGPVMLQNTAARRETYSLRGAATFRARLIANEVHGLFLEIDGREVQFRLIGVFNAYNLLAVYGAAVLLGEDPTEVLTILSGLNTAPGRFEPVVSARQRITAVVDYAHTPDALENVLQTLHQIRRPEQRIITVVGCGGNRDAAKRPVMAALAARLSDQVVFTSDNPRFEDPLEILAQMQAGVLAPDAARVRTLPDRRAAIEAALAWAGPHDIVLVAGKGHENYQDVQGVKTHFDDKEVLLELFETLNK from the coding sequence ATTTCTCTCCCACTCTTTTCCTTGCTCGCCGACGTGGCCGTGCTCCAGCAGCAGGGGCCCCCCGACGGGGCCATCACCGGCCTCACCCTCGACTCGCGGGAGGCGGGCCCCGGGGTGGCGTTTTGCGCCCTGCGCGGCACGGCTACTGACGGCCACAAGTTCATCGAAACCGCCGTGGCCCAGGGCGCGGCGGCCGTCATTTGCGAGGAGCTGCCGGCCGTGCTGCGCCCCGGCACCACCTACGTGCAGGTAGCCGACAGCGCCGGGGCCCTGGGCCTGGTGGCGGCAGCGTTTCATGGCCACCCATCGCGCCGGCTCAAGCTGATTGGCGTGACGGGCACCAACGGCAAAACTACCTGCGCCACGCTGCTGCACAAGCTGCTGCGCGAACTGGGCTACCACGCCGGCCTGCTGAGCACGGTGCAGAACCAGATCGACGAAACTGTTATTCCCGCCACCCACACCACGCCCGACGCCATTCGGCTGAACGCGCTGCTGGCCCGCATGGTGGCCGCCGGCTGCACCCACGCTTGTATGGAGGTGAGCAGCCACGCCGTGGTCCAGCACCGCGTGACGGGCCTGCGCTTCGCGGGCGGCATTTTTACCAACCTCACCCACGACCACCTCGACTACCACGGCACGTTCGACAACTACCTGAAAGCCAAGAAGGGCTTCTTCGACGCGCTGCCCAAAACCGCCTTTGCCCTCACCAACGCCGACGACAAGCGGGGCCCCGTGATGCTGCAAAACACCGCCGCCCGCCGCGAAACCTACTCGCTGCGCGGGGCGGCCACGTTCCGGGCCCGCCTCATTGCCAACGAAGTGCACGGCCTGTTCCTGGAAATTGACGGCCGCGAGGTGCAATTCCGCCTCATCGGCGTATTCAACGCCTACAACTTGCTGGCCGTGTACGGGGCCGCCGTGCTGCTGGGCGAAGACCCGACGGAGGTGCTCACCATTCTTTCGGGCCTGAACACGGCCCCTGGCCGCTTCGAGCCGGTGGTGTCGGCGCGCCAGCGTATCACGGCCGTGGTAGACTACGCCCACACGCCCGACGCGCTGGAAAATGTGCTCCAAACCCTGCACCAAATCCGCCGGCCCGAGCAGCGCATCATTACGGTAGTGGGCTGCGGCGGCAACCGCGACGCCGCCAAGCGCCCCGTAATGGCCGCCCTCGCCGCCCGCCTGTCCGACCAAGTGGTGTTCACCTCCGACAACCCGCGCTTCGAGGACCCGCTCGAAATACTGGCCCAGATGCAAGCCGGCGTGCTGGCGCCCGACGCGGCCCGCGTGCGCACCCTGCCCGACCGCCGCGCCGCCATCGAGGCTGCCCTGGCGTGGGCGGGGCCCCACGA